Proteins from one Lepidochelys kempii isolate rLepKem1 chromosome 6, rLepKem1.hap2, whole genome shotgun sequence genomic window:
- the LOC140912302 gene encoding RING finger protein 112-like produces the protein MQRVREDVPCSICLDILDDPVSIECGHKVCRGCLAAHCSSVSSQTYRCPECGHPCSKHRMIPDTRIKNLVEKIGDTPQEGRETERQGPGAQPAPGRPVQLAHLDKEGVLILDKEALSLCLEQGGAGDAPVCLVSIIGEQRRGKSFLLNCLLCLLRSPDARDGSWMGQEDELLEGFEWRADMQQVTKGVWAWSQPFWVLAKGEKVAVLLVDTEGSMDIERNKETSIKLSALSMLLSSYQILNIGCRVKDPDLEYLEIFVQVAEVVGEAYGLDPIQHLDLLVRDWSSSQVLGAQGGEQHLRHVRQMLAATSPCKHPKALEMLKRNSTRCYLMPFPGKRIVTGMEGTLRGMDEDFWEWLRDYITAVVGSASRHVRRDRHGELLTGTQLAAKIKNLSDMMKKHCFGFSSPCQMAITFHNERAMDRARRDHADFLREKDGDSQTLISCLKVRPGKMAELFAERRGQLLGRCRTDMREPAPEKAAQLTELEEELTGEAETFLQSYGKRFKEFVIAAGVGAGALVLAQVGGAAGAGIAAAAALGMAEAAALGAGVGAVAGICVGGGVGGSISRRDTMRAEATAGQREQGDGTEEQSDEVPLI, from the exons ATGCAGAGAGTCCGGGAGGACGTCCCCTGCTCCATCTGCCTGGATATCTTGGATGACCCCGTCTCCATTGAGTGCGGCCACAAAGTCTGCCGGGGCTGCCTCGCGGCTCACTGCAGCTCGGTGTCGTCCCAGACATACCGGTGCCCCGAGTGCGGCCACCCCTGCTCCAAGCACAGGATGATCCCAGACACACGCATCAAAAACCTGGTGGAGAAAATCGGAGACACACcacaggaggggagagagacagagcgg caggggccaggggctcagCCAGCGCCGGGGCGCCCGGTGCAGCTGGCGCATCTGGACAAGGAAGGGGTCCTGATCCTGGACAAGGAGGCCCTGAGTCtctgcctggagcagggtggggcgggggacgCCCCCGTCTGCCTGGTGTCCATCATCGGGGAGCAGCGCCGGGGCAAATCCTTCCTGCTGAACTGCCTGCTGTGCCTGCTCCGGAGCCCG GATGCGAGGGACGGGTCATGGATGGGCCAGGAGGACGAGCTCCTGGAGGGGTTCGAGTGGCGCGCCGACATGCAGCAAGTCACCAAGGGGGTGTGGGCATGGAGTCAGCCCTTCTGGGTCCTGGCCAAGGGTGAGAAG GTGGCCGTGCTGCTGGTGGACACCGAGGGCTCCATGGACATTGAAAGGAACAAGGAGACCAGCATCAAACTCTCCGCCTTGTCCATGCTGCTCAGCTCCTACCAg ATACTGAACATTGGCTGTCGGGTGAAGGACCCGGATCTCGAGTACCTGGAG ATATTTGTGCAGGTGGCTGAAGTGGTGGGAGAGGCCTATGGACTGGACCCCATTCAG CATCTAGACCTGCTGGTGAGGGATTGGAGCAGCTCCCAGGTCCTCggagcccagggtggggagcAGCATCTCAGACACGTCAGACAG ATGCTGGCGGCGACGTCCCCTTGCAAACACCCCAAGGCCCTGGAAATGCTGAAGAGAAACAGCACCCGCTGTTACCTGATGCCCTTCCCCGGCAAGCGGATCGTGACTGGGATGGAGGGAACCCTGAGAG GCATGGATGAGGATTTCTGGGAGTGGCTCAGGGACTACATCACCGCCGTGGTGGGCTCGGCCAGTCGACATGTCCGGAGGGACCGGCACGGGGAGCTGCTCACCGGGACACAGCTCGCTGCCAAGATAAAG AATTTATCTGATATGATGAAGAAGCATTGCTTCGGCTTCTCCTCTCCCTGTCAG ATGGCCATCACCTTCCACAACGAGAGAGCCATGGACAGAGCCCGCCGAGACCACGCTGACTTTCTGAGAGAGAAG GACGGCGACTCCCAGACCCTGATCTCCTGCCTGAAGGTGCGGCCGGGCAAGATGGCGGAGCTGTTCGCGGAGCGGCGTGGGCAGCTGCTGGGGCGGTGCCGGACGGACATGCGGGAGCCGGCGCCGGAGAAAGCGGCCCAGCTGACggagctggaggaggagttgACAGGGGAGGCCGAGACCTTCCTGCAGAGCTACGGGAAGCGCTTCAAGGAATTCGTCATCGCGGCGGGCGTGGGCGCGGGGGCGCTGGTGCTGGCCCAGGTGGGCGGCGCTGCCGGTGCCGGGATCGCTGCGGCCGCTGCTCTCGGCATGGCTGAGGCAGCAGCCCTTGGCGCTGGCGTGGGTGCCGTGGCTGGGATCTGCGTGGGCGGGGGCGTGGGCGGCAGTATCTCTCGGAGGGATACGATGAGGGCCGAGGCCACCGCCGGCCAAAGGGAGCAAGGGGATGGCACCGAGGAGCAGTCCGATGAGGTTCCCCTGATCTGA
- the LOC140912300 gene encoding RING finger protein 112-like encodes MGNANKKGPIPPPSSKPAPEGMVERLQEDVTCSICLDVLEDPVSIECGHNFCRGCLAAHWSGVSAWGYQCPECRAPCSRNQMTPDTRLKSLVEKIRDLPREGTLKATGTASPEPGPGARPEAGRPVQLVCVDEKGGLTLDEEALSHCLEQGGVGDAPVCLVSIIGEQRRGKSFLLNYLLRRLQSLDVKDGSWMGREEEPLEGFEWRVGAHRVTKGVWAWSQPFWVPSKGGQVAVLLVDTEGSMNIARDTETSVKLSALSMLLGSYQILNVSSQLKDPDLEYLEMFLHVAEEVGKEYGLESIQQLDLLVRDWSNSLVLGTDGGKEHLRDVRQMLAASCKHPKALEALTRSKTRCYLMPFPGKWIMTGSQGCLRDMDEDFRDSLRDYVTGLVASAGQHIWRNRHGALVTGSQLAAKIKKFSDLMKKRCFGFSSPAQMAITFHNQRVLDRASADHAVFLKEKDGDSRTLISCLKVRPGKMAELFAERRGQLLWRCQTDMREPAPEKAAQLTELEEELTGEAETFLQSYGKRFKKFVIAAGVGAGALVLAPVGGAAGIGIAAAALGMAEAAALGAGVGAVAGVVVGGGVGGGVGGNIAQKDRQRAKAAVGRREEEDGTEDLSEDTPLI; translated from the exons ATGGGAAATGCAAATAAGAAAGG GCCGATCCCACCCCCCTCCTCGAAGCCAGCTCCAGAGGGGATGGTGGAGCGACTCCAGGAGGACGTCACCTGCTCCATCTGCCTGGACGTCTTGGAGGACCCCGTCTCCATTGAGTGTGGCCACAACTTCTGCCGGGGCTGCCTCGCGGCTCACTGGAGTGGGGTCTCGGCTTGGGGGTACCAGTGCCCCGAGTGCcgggctccctgctccaggaacCAGATGACCCCAGACACACGTCTCAAAAGCCTGGTGGAGAAAATCAGAGACCTGCCACGTGAAGGGACGTTGAAAGCAACAGGGACAGCGAGCCCTGAG ccgGGGCCGGGGGCTCGGCCAGAGGCGGGGCGCCCGGTGCAATTGGTGTGTGTGGATGAGAAAGGGGGCCTGACCTTGGACGAGGAGGCCCTGAGCCActgcctggagcagggtggggtgggggatgcccCCGTCTGCCTGGTGTCCATCATCGGGGAGCAGCGCCGGGGCAAATCCTTCCTGCTGAACTACCTGCTGCGTCGTCTCCAGAGCCTG gatGTGAAGGATGGATCCTGGATGGGCCGGGAGGAGGAGCCCCTGGAGGGGTTCGAGTGGCGAGTTGGTGCCCACAGAGTCACCAAGGGGGTGTGGGCGTGGAGTCAGCCCTTCTGGGTCCCCTCCAAGGGAGGCCAG GTGGCCGTGCTGCTGGTCGACACCGAGGGCTCCATGAACATTGCCAGAGACACGGAGACCAGCGTGAAACTCTCCGCCCTCTCCATGCTGCTTGGCTCCTACCAG ATCCTGAATGTTTCCAGCCAGCTAAAGGACCCCGATCTAGAGTATCTGGAG atGTTTCTGCACGTGGCCGAGGAGGTGGGAAAGGAATACGGGCTGGAGTCCATTCAG CAGCTAGACCTGCTGGTGCGGGATTGGAGCAACTCCTTGGTCCTTGGAACGGACGGTGGGAAGGAGCATCTGAGAGACGTCCGACAG ATGCTGGCGGCGTCTTGCAAACACCCGAAGGCCTTGGAAGCGCTGACCAGAAGCAAAACCCGCTGTTACCTGATGCCCTTCCCTGGCAAGTGGATCATGACTGGAAGCCAGGGATGCCTGAGAG ACATGGATGAGGATTTCCGGGACAGCCTGAGGGACTACGTCACCGGCCTGGTGGCCTCAGCCGGTCAACACATCTGGAGGAACCGGCACGGGGCGCTGGTGACCGGGTCACAGCTCGCTGCCAAGATAAAG AAATTCTCTGATCTGATGAAGAAACGTTGCTTCGGCTTCTCCTCTCCCGCTCAG ATGGCCATCACCTTCCACAACCAGAGAGTCCTGGACAGGGCCAGTGCAGACCACGCTGTGTTTCTGAAGGAGAAG GACGGCGACTCCCGGACCCTGATCTCCTGCCTGAAGGTGCGGCCGGGCAAGATGGCGGAGCTGTTCGCGGAGCGGCGCGGGCAGTTGCTCTGGCGGTGCCAGACGGACATGCGGGAGCCGGCGCCGGAGAAAGCGGCCCAGCTGACggagctggaggaggagttgACAGGGGAGGCCGAGACCTTCCTGCAGAGCTACGGGAAGCGCTTCAAGAAATTCGTCATCGCGGCGGGCGTGGGCGCGGGGGCGCTGGTGCTGGCCCCGGTGGGCGGCGCTGCCGGCATCGGGATCGCTGCCGCTGCTCTCGGCATGGCTGAGGCAGCAGCCCTTGGTGCTGGCGTGGGTGCCGTGGCCGGGGTTGTCGTGGGCGGGGGCGTGGGCGGGGGAGTTGGTGGGAACATCGCCCAGAAGGATAGGCAGAGGGCCAAGGCTGCTGTcggcaggagggaggaggaggacggCACTGAGGATCTGTCTGAGGACACACCCCTGATCTGa